The window CAGATGATGAGGCTGCTGATCTGATTTCAGAGTTCTATAGGTTTATACCGAGGTGGGTGAGGGTGATGAGGATTCAGAGAGATATTCCAGCACAACTAATTGTGGCAGGGCCTAGAAAAGCAAATCTAAGAGAACTTGTTGAGAAAAGAGCTTTGGAGAAGGGTATTAAAATTAATGAGATTAGGTTTAGGGAAGTTGGTAGGCAAGAGCTGTTTAGAGGTGTTAAACCAACAAAAATAGAAATAACTAAGGAGGTTTATGAGGCTAGCCAAGGAGTAGAGATTTTTCTAGCAGCTGAAGACGTTGAGAACAATGTTTTAGTTGGTTTGCTTAGACTTAGAATACCCTCCCCAATGGCTCACAGACCTGAAGTAGATTCTTCAACAGCTATTGTGAGAGAACTTCATGTTTATGGTCCTCAAATACCTATTGGCGACTATGATGAGAGTGGTTGGCAGCATAAGGGCTGGGGCTCAAAGCTTCTTGCAATAGCAGAGGAGATTGCAAGGTATGAATTTAGCTGTAGGAAGATACTTGTTTTGTCTGGTGTTGGAGCAAGGGATTACTATAGAAAGCGTGGATATAGAAAACATTTTAATTCTCCATACATGGTCAAGGAGCTTAAATAATTGAATTACTTCAGTCATTTTTCAGTAGCACTATATACACATTCTTGTTTTCTTGCTTCAAATACCATGTGTATCCACTTGAAACAACAACCATATTCAAACCTCTCACTATTTCCACAAGTTCGTTCAGATCATATAGGTAATAGATTCTTTTAAAAACCCCTCTTCTACTCTTCCAAGAAACAACATATCTTCTCACATAGCTAAAAACACCACAAAAGGATTTGAGAATACCTATGAATGCTTTAACAACAAATCTTCTTTGCTTCCAAGACCAAACTGTTGCAACGAAAACACCAAGTTTCTTCAAAACTCTTTTAACATCTGTAAATAATATTATTAGAAATGGTTTTGGTATGTGATGAATAACTGCAATAGCTAATATACCATCGAATGAATTGCTTCTAAATGGCATTTTCAAAGCATCTCCAACAACAACATCTCCATGAACATTCAATTTCATGAGAGTTGCCTTAGACGCATATGCCATTGTTTTGGATATGTCAAAACACACAACATAACCACGATTCCTCAAAGCTGTTACTGCACCATTTACGCAGGGACCTGAGCCAAGATCCAAAATATTTTTACCCTTCACAACCTCTACTATGGGCCATGGCCTCTGCCTCCAAAAGCTATATCCAATACCTATCACATTATACGAGTAAACATTTTCCCTAAGATCCTTGTAGCATGTCTTCAACTGTCTATGGATCATCAGATATCCCAGCACACATCATTGTTTTCCTCAGGGCATGAAGGGTTCATCATTAATGGTATTTCACAACATTTTTCCATAAATAATTTAGATTATTCTCACTAATATCTCTAACCCATTACATAATTTATGTAAATATATTGCTTATAATGCTCACTAAACTTGTAGTATTTTTGTGGTGTATTGATATTGAATACAAAGGTTATATGCCCTTTCTGTGGTTTTGGATGCCCTATTTACATAAACAAAGAAGATTATTCTATGTACGGCTATGGCTGTGCCAAGGGATTATTGGTGAAGAATTTTGCTAAAAACTTGGATAGGATTCTTGCTCCTCATGTCAGAAGTGGAGAAAGGTTTATTGAAGTTTCTTGGGATACAGCTTTAAATACTATAGCTTCAGAACTTAAAAAGATTGTTAAGGTTTATGGAGGTGATTCAATAGCTTTCATTGGCTGTTCTAAATGCTCCAACGAGGAGAACTACATTATTCAGAAATTTGCTAGGTTTCTTGGAAGTAACAATATAGATAATTGTGCAAGACTTTGCCATGCTATAAGTGTTGAAGTTCTTGAAAAATCTCTTGGATTAGGTGCTCAAACAAACCCTTTTTCAGATTTGTTGTATTCTAAGGCTATTCTAATCATTGGTTACAACCCCGTAGTTTCACATCCACCACTAGCATCAATAATTATGGAGGCTAGGAAGAGAGGTGCTAAGGTTATAGTTATTGATGTTAGAGAAAGCGAAACTGCGAAAATGGCAGATATCTTTATACAGGTGAAGAAGCCTGGACTAGATTACATGATTTTGCTTTGCATGATAAATATAATACTGTCTAAAGGATTATACAACAAAGAGTTTTTGTTGCAGAAAACAGAGGGATTGGATGGGTTCTTATCTATTGTGAAGAAATTTGATTCATCATTTTGTGAAGAGATGTTGATGATTCCAAGAAAACTAATTGAGGAAGCTGCAGAGGAGTTTGCATTGGCTGGCTGCGGCTCTATACTGTGGGGAATGGGGGTGACTCAACATGCAAATGCATATAACAATGTTGCTGCAATTGTTAATCTTGCTCTTCTTCTAGGCTATGTTGGTAGAAAGGGTTGTGGTCTTTACCCGGTTAGAGGCCAAAACAATGTTCAGGGTGCATGTGATATGGGGTGCTTACCTAATTATTTACCTGGATATGCAAGAGTTAATGATGAGAAGGCTAGAAAGTTGTTTCAAAGTGCTTGGGGTGTTGATTGGATTCCCAGCATACCTGGTTACACAAGTGTTGAGGTGTTTGAAAAAGCATTGAATGGGGATATAAAAGCGCTTTTCATAATTGGTGAAAACCCTGTTGTGAGTCATCCAAACAGAGTCCTTGTTGAAAAGGCTCTTCAAAACATTGAGCTAGTGGTTGTTAATGAGATTAGGTGGAGTGAAACAGTATATTTGGCAGATTATGTACTAGCCTCTGCTGCTCATACAGAAAAAGATGGTTCTTACACAAATTCGGAAAGAAGAGTACAGTGGTCTTTTAAGGTATTTGATCCACCAGGAAATGCTGTTCCAGACTGGGTGGTGTTTTCACGTCTTGGAGATTTGATGGGGTTAAGGAATTGGAGAAGTTATGAATCAGCAGAGAACATATTGATGGAAATAAGCAACACGGTTCCAATATACTATGGAATTACACCAGAAAGGCTTAAGGCTAGTGAAGATGGATTGGTGTGGCCATGTCACAACGAAGTTTGTTCACAGAGATTGTATCAAAACAAGTTTGAAACTCCAACAGGCAAGGCCAGGTTTTTAAGCATTGAAAGTAATGATTTTAAAAATTTCAGCAAGTTAATACTTACAACATTTAGATTAGGTGAATGCTACAACACCACTCTATGTATAAACAACACTAAAGGCGTTGATATTGACACAGCTTTTCTAAGTAGGCAAGATGCACATCTATTAAATATCAGAGATGGAGATTTAATTGAAATTGCTACAAGATGTGGGAAAAGCACATTTCATGCAAAAATAGATGATAAAATTCCAAAAGGAGTTATAGCCATTCCGTGGCACAAAAAAGCAAACATTATTACGTGCAATAGTCAGGTTGGTCCTAAAAATGTGCAACCTCTCAAAAGTGTTGAGATTTTGGAAATAAAAATTCTCGAAACATCTACTAGAAATAAATCTATACACTGAGTATAAATTTTAATGAATTTATCTATACTACCATAATCATTCTCTATAGAGCTATATTCAAAAGATTTATATTTAGTTATATTCCTAGATAAAGCTCGGTATAGTTTGGTGAACACAACATGAATAAAATTATGTTGATTGTATTAGCTGTGGCAATGATTGTTATACTCATCTCATTGATTATGTTGCTAAACATTTTCCATACACCATCAGCAGAAATCTCTCCAACAACAAGTAAACCACTTTCAAATGTTTTATTGCAGGGTGCTGGATCATCACTTGTTTACCCACAGCTAAATGAATGGATTCAGAGGTTCTATACACAAAGTGGTATTAAAATAAGTTATCAGTCTGTTGGAAGCGGAGCTGGGCTTAGCATGTTCTTTCAGAATGTTACTGACTTTGCTTGTAGTGATCCTCCACTTTCAAAAGATATGTGGAAAAGATATGAGGGTAGGGTAATGCAGATACCATGGCTTGCAGGACCTGTGGCAATAATTTATAATATTCCTGAACTTCCTAAAGATGCTGAACTAAAACTTGATGCAAATATTTTAGCAGGTATATACAATGGCAGTATAGTTTACTGGGATGATGATCAAATAAAGATGCTTAACCCCGATATTGCAAATATGCTTCCACACAAGGAGATAATACCTGTTTATAGAACAGATGCTAGTGGAACAACAGAAATATTTACAACATTTCTCTACAAGGCAACCAACGGTGCTTGGTCTAGAGATCTTGTTGGAAAAACTGTTAATTGGCCTGTTGCAGCAACAGGTAGAGGTATTGGTGGCAAGGGCAGTGAAGGAGTAACTCAAACAGTAATTCAAACACCATATAGCATAGGCTATGTTGAGTGGAGCTATGCAATACTCAACAATCTTCCAACAGCCTCCATAAAGAATGCTGCAGGTAGATTTGTAAAACCTTCAGAAAAGTCAGTAGCTGAGGCTCTAGCTAATGTCAATATTCCTCAATCACCACTTGATGATTTTAGCAACATAGTTTTTGAATCTGTTTATGCTCCAGGCGATAATAGTTATCCCATTACAGCTGTAACACATATTGTGTTATGGAAGAAGTACCAGGATTCCTCAAAAGCTTTGGCACTAGCAAAATTCCTTAGATGGGTTGTTGATGAAGGTTACAACAATATAATTCAAGGTTATGTAGCGCCACCACAAAAAATTAAAAACTTGTTGCTTGAAGCAGCAAATATTTTAGAGAAGCAAGTGGCGTCCTAAAATTGGTGATCAGCAAAAGGGACAAGTTTTTCATTTTATCTCTCTTACCATTCTCAATATCTCTCTTAGCTATTCTCATAATAACAGTTATTGCAATAACTTCTAGATCGATAGACTCTATAGCCTTTTTTGGAATTAAGCTATTCACATCAAATATGTGGGATCCTGAGCATGAAAAATATGGTGTTTTAGGCCCTATAGCAGGTTCTCTTATAACATCATTATTAGCCACTTTAACAGCTCTTGCACTATCAATACCATTATCAATTCTCATAGCTGAGTATTTGCATGGAGCAGCAAAAAACTTCATGTCATCAATTGTTGAACTTATGAGTGGTCTGCCAACAATAATCTATGCAATGTGGTCCTCAACATATTTATCTCTCATTCTAAAAACATATGTCATGGATCCTCTAAGCAAATACCTATCCTTCATACCCATATTTTCTTGTAGAGTAATATCGCCTTTTACTCTCTTCACTGCTGGCATTTCAATGGGGATTTATTTAGTGCCATATATAACAGCGCTTATTCTTGAAAGCTACAACTCTATTCCCATTACCTATAAAGAGGCTTGTTTAGGAATAGGGGCAACAAGATATGAGACTGTAAAAATTCTTTTGTCATTGATTAAACCAGCTATATTAGCATCTGTTATACTTGGAATTGCAAGAGCGTTGGGAGAAACAACAATAGCTGTAACAACAGTGGGGAATTCCATGTATTTAAGTTCTTGTTTATTTTCACCAGGCTATACAGTTTCAGCTCTTGTAGCATCTCAGTTTGGGAATGCTTATCTATATAAATTTGCTGAATCAGCTCTATATGCCTCATCCTTAGTTATATTAGGTGTTGCTATTGTGCTTAGCTTCACTGGTTTAACTATTATGAGTAATTGGAGGAGGAGAGTAGTTGTATAGCTGGAGAAAATTAAAGGATAGACTATTCCTTGCTTTAGTATTGGCAATATCCATAGTTGCTATTGCACCACTAATTCATTTAATCATTGTAACAATGTTGAATGGTTTTTCAGTAATATTGAATGCTGGATTAGGTTTCTTCACAGAAAACCCGCCAACACCAACATCAAAAAACGTTGGTGGTATAGCTCCATCCCTAGTTGGCTCAATACTTTTAACAGCCTTATCTCTTCCAATAACAGTTTTTATAGCATTGTTTGCCTCAATAATGGCTGTGGAGTTTCCAAACAATCCTCTATCAATTGCTGTTGATGTTGTTGCAAAATCCTTGGCAAGTGTACCAACAATAGTTGTTTCCATGGTTGTTTACCTACTTGTTGTTGTTCCAATGGGCAGATTCTCTATACTTGCAGGTGCTATTGCATTAACAATAGTCTCTCTGCCATACACATACACATATTTTTCAACAT of the Ignisphaera cupida genome contains:
- a CDS encoding PstA family ABC transporter permease, which translates into the protein MYSWRKLKDRLFLALVLAISIVAIAPLIHLIIVTMLNGFSVILNAGLGFFTENPPTPTSKNVGGIAPSLVGSILLTALSLPITVFIALFASIMAVEFPNNPLSIAVDVVAKSLASVPTIVVSMVVYLLVVVPMGRFSILAGAIALTIVSLPYTYTYFSTYLRSVPTTYREAAFAIGMSRWRAVINVSLPIIRRGFLVTILMTMARILGETAALLFTVGRYRTGVSFSVLSPSDAIPLLIFDYILTPYKVFQEVAWGAATLLLIAYLIIFIVAKFVIKEVRL
- a CDS encoding molybdopterin oxidoreductase family protein, whose protein sequence is MNTKVICPFCGFGCPIYINKEDYSMYGYGCAKGLLVKNFAKNLDRILAPHVRSGERFIEVSWDTALNTIASELKKIVKVYGGDSIAFIGCSKCSNEENYIIQKFARFLGSNNIDNCARLCHAISVEVLEKSLGLGAQTNPFSDLLYSKAILIIGYNPVVSHPPLASIIMEARKRGAKVIVIDVRESETAKMADIFIQVKKPGLDYMILLCMINIILSKGLYNKEFLLQKTEGLDGFLSIVKKFDSSFCEEMLMIPRKLIEEAAEEFALAGCGSILWGMGVTQHANAYNNVAAIVNLALLLGYVGRKGCGLYPVRGQNNVQGACDMGCLPNYLPGYARVNDEKARKLFQSAWGVDWIPSIPGYTSVEVFEKALNGDIKALFIIGENPVVSHPNRVLVEKALQNIELVVVNEIRWSETVYLADYVLASAAHTEKDGSYTNSERRVQWSFKVFDPPGNAVPDWVVFSRLGDLMGLRNWRSYESAENILMEISNTVPIYYGITPERLKASEDGLVWPCHNEVCSQRLYQNKFETPTGKARFLSIESNDFKNFSKLILTTFRLGECYNTTLCINNTKGVDIDTAFLSRQDAHLLNIRDGDLIEIATRCGKSTFHAKIDDKIPKGVIAIPWHKKANIITCNSQVGPKNVQPLKSVEILEIKILETSTRNKSIH
- the pstS gene encoding phosphate ABC transporter substrate-binding protein PstS; translation: MNKIMLIVLAVAMIVILISLIMLLNIFHTPSAEISPTTSKPLSNVLLQGAGSSLVYPQLNEWIQRFYTQSGIKISYQSVGSGAGLSMFFQNVTDFACSDPPLSKDMWKRYEGRVMQIPWLAGPVAIIYNIPELPKDAELKLDANILAGIYNGSIVYWDDDQIKMLNPDIANMLPHKEIIPVYRTDASGTTEIFTTFLYKATNGAWSRDLVGKTVNWPVAATGRGIGGKGSEGVTQTVIQTPYSIGYVEWSYAILNNLPTASIKNAAGRFVKPSEKSVAEALANVNIPQSPLDDFSNIVFESVYAPGDNSYPITAVTHIVLWKKYQDSSKALALAKFLRWVVDEGYNNIIQGYVAPPQKIKNLLLEAANILEKQVAS
- a CDS encoding PstC family ABC transporter permease codes for the protein MISKRDKFFILSLLPFSISLLAILIITVIAITSRSIDSIAFFGIKLFTSNMWDPEHEKYGVLGPIAGSLITSLLATLTALALSIPLSILIAEYLHGAAKNFMSSIVELMSGLPTIIYAMWSSTYLSLILKTYVMDPLSKYLSFIPIFSCRVISPFTLFTAGISMGIYLVPYITALILESYNSIPITYKEACLGIGATRYETVKILLSLIKPAILASVILGIARALGETTIAVTTVGNSMYLSSCLFSPGYTVSALVASQFGNAYLYKFAESALYASSLVILGVAIVLSFTGLTIMSNWRRRVVV
- a CDS encoding class I SAM-dependent methyltransferase is translated as MIHRQLKTCYKDLRENVYSYNVIGIGYSFWRQRPWPIVEVVKGKNILDLGSGPCVNGAVTALRNRGYVVCFDISKTMAYASKATLMKLNVHGDVVVGDALKMPFRSNSFDGILAIAVIHHIPKPFLIILFTDVKRVLKKLGVFVATVWSWKQRRFVVKAFIGILKSFCGVFSYVRRYVVSWKSRRGVFKRIYYLYDLNELVEIVRGLNMVVVSSGYTWYLKQENKNVYIVLLKND